A part of Rhipicephalus microplus isolate Deutch F79 chromosome 8, USDA_Rmic, whole genome shotgun sequence genomic DNA contains:
- the LOC142768913 gene encoding uncharacterized protein LOC142768913, with protein sequence MAEGNGTASHQQQRLIRVSEGQRALVLAFMSEHPQLAAKAIELQHGVTVADRRRLWQELSDALNLEGPAQKSADDWQAWWRRQVHEARRDAAAIKEAQTGTGGGRLPGFRGRVLQLTGLARFGGVFGSLEYQQQADVPAPAMEVEVEATEAAAAADSDTATQAPPSYLESGPAAPVPQPPVRPRRQQRPRRTDTLLRVSSQCDQSLELTEKLLDVSRPFV encoded by the exons ATGGCGGAGGGCAACGGCACCGCTagccaccagcagcagcggctcatccgcgtttccgagggtcagcgcgcgctggtgctcgcctttatgagCGAACATCCGCAGCTCGCGGCGAAAGCCATTGAGCTGCAGCATGGCGTCACGGTCGccgaccggcggcggctgtggcaagagctcagcgacgcgctgaaccttGAAGGCCCTGCGCAGAAAAGCGCGGAtgactggcaggcttggtggcgcaggcaggtgcacgaggcccgccgtgacgccgccgccatcaaagaggcacaaac gggcactggagggggtCGTCTGCCAGGCTTCCGGGGTCGCGTGTTGCAACTCACCGGGTTGGCGCGCTTCGGTGGCGTCTTCGGTTCCCTCGaatatcaacag caggcggatgTTCCCGCTCCTGCAATGGAGGTCGAGGTGgaagccactgaagcggctgcagCAGCTGACAGTGACACAGCCACAc AAGCCCCCCCAAGTTACCTGGAAAGCGGCCCCGCTGCACCGG TGCCTCAGCCTCCTGTGCGGCCTCGCCGTCAACAGAGGCCACGGCGCACCGACACCTTGTTGCGGGTGTCTTCCCAGTGCGACCAGAGCCTCGAGCTGACTGAGAAGTTGCTTGATGTGAGTAGACCGTTTGTTTAA